A genomic window from Salmo salar chromosome ssa23, Ssal_v3.1, whole genome shotgun sequence includes:
- the LOC106574348 gene encoding stonustoxin subunit beta, protein MNMDEHKGHDTVSAAAERTEKQRQLGMSQQKVQQRFQEREKELKNLQKAVKSFKRYQSLSSISVSSDLPSIVVCPLQYFGDVRKTVCELRDKLEDFLKGEWTKISTTVNIVDVVLPPERKTRERLLQYSCQLTLDPNTAHTRLSLSEGNRKVTNKCQVQPYPDHPDRFTNWCQVLCREGLSGRCYWEVEWSGGVYTAVSYKDISRTRSDGGFGDNNKSWSLQCYNSGDFWFSHNNIVTKVSDPQSSRVGVYLDHKAGTLSYYSVSDPMTLLHRVQTTFTQPLYPGFNIYGIAELVKL, encoded by the exons atgaacatggatgaacataaaggccatgatacagtgtcagctgcagcagagaggactgagaaacag aggcagctggggatgagtcagcagaaggtccagcagagattccaggagagagagaaggagctgaagaaTCTCCAAAAAGCTGTGAAGTctttcaag agatatcagtctctctccagtatcagtgtatcttcagacttacccagcatcgttgtctgtcctcttcagtactttggagatgtgagaaAGACTGTGTGTGAACTGAGAGacaaactagaagacttccttaaaggagaatggaccaagatctccactacag tgaatatagtggatgtTGTACTGCCTCCAGAGCGCAAGACCAGAGAAcggttgttacaat attcctgtcagctcacactggacccaaacacagcacacacacgcctctctctgtctgaagggaacagaaaggtgaccaatAAAtgccaagtccaaccatatcctgaccatccagacagattcaccaactggtgtcaggttctgtgtagagagggtctgtctggacgctgttactgggaggtggagtggagtggtggtgtttatacagcagtctcatataaagacatcagcagaacacgGTCAGATGGTGGATTTGGagacaataacaagtcctggagtttacagtgcTATAATAGTGGTGATTTTTGGTTCAGTCACAATAATATTGTGACTAAAGTATCAgaccctcagtcctccagagtaggagtgtacctggatcacaaggcaggtactctgtcctactacagtgtctctgacccaatgaccctcctccacagagtccagaccacattcactcagcccctctatcctgggtttaatatctatggtattgctgagctggttaaactgtag